Proteins from one Caldalkalibacillus salinus genomic window:
- a CDS encoding metal-dependent hydrolase: MNAPTHIVGGVAAAALTVYLDPIQVYEPLYLYSAAIVGSLLPDICHPRSMVGRKIPVVSKGVNKFFGHRTITHSLLFILFIYWGMGHLDFRGAYDLQMGLVAGVISHIVLDMITPQGVQFLYPIKSKIKTPLHVKTGSIIGETCVIFVLLVIVAYFNMA; this comes from the coding sequence ATGAATGCACCTACACATATTGTTGGGGGGGTAGCCGCCGCTGCCTTAACCGTATACTTAGATCCAATACAGGTTTACGAACCTCTTTATCTTTATAGTGCGGCTATCGTAGGTTCTTTACTCCCAGATATTTGTCACCCCAGATCAATGGTAGGGAGGAAGATACCTGTCGTATCAAAGGGTGTGAACAAGTTTTTTGGTCACCGCACCATCACACATAGTCTATTATTTATATTATTTATCTACTGGGGGATGGGTCACCTAGACTTTCGAGGGGCTTATGATTTACAAATGGGTCTCGTGGCCGGTGTTATTAGTCATATCGTGCTAGACATGATTACACCTCAAGGGGTGCAATTTTTGTATCCGATTAAGTCTAAGATCAAAACCCCACTTCATGTTAAAACAGGATCGATAATAGGAGAGACGTGTGTTATATTCGTCTTACTTGTGATAGTGGCTTATTTCAACATGGCATAA
- a CDS encoding S-layer homology domain-containing protein, whose amino-acid sequence MRQRLILLLILTLVLSVPTPVFSASDIKGHWAESTINAMVEKGHISGYPNGLFKPNASISRAEFAVVISSILGLDEEKDKTALTDVSTDHWATGAINAAVDAGIITGYEDGTFKPNADISRAEMATMAVRALMLEEGLENVPSAESHFSDEDRIPEWAKRYVSYASSEGLISGYSDGSFSPNSGATRAEAVVILNRTEKKLQDNAQHGGGVTTPPEEEDGDEDASTPPAGGGGTPGGQDPDRDTSLDEYGHLILRDTVKDDVYSEADFELAVVSNPEDVHLMVKPENEFSGIELKISNADDETVEKAVYEKQDDLDRNGWFVLTVDESISTTISVSATVYAEVEMNEININNETTTKTVTNHYNKKIDRIIDSYFFLDAFLDHYYVVDGEHHVPKTSIRYINTLYNGTEREETKEIEPQDIELTSSNPDVIETGVNSDDVAYFFAANEGTAELTIKYGEYTESYMIDVYEKDPYVYVVGEDIQPGLYFTTGEVHWQLIDEDGNTISSGYSASGEPAYVEINESDHIFKPYFFDDGEWEAFNPNNHEILTKFSSGQYKVGVDIEPGIYYESGEDEDYVTLFARLSSFGRESNNITSGYSQGQLYVEVKEDDEGLEVIGGDWVKYNEDTHPHVMNESFSDGMYLVGKDIEPGSYKVTVPKGKAIYWAALSGLDHTLEQINRNKSIQAQDEDIDITVDVKEEDMAFFVESYGDSLVWSKVDDHDS is encoded by the coding sequence TTGAGACAACGATTGATTTTATTACTTATTTTAACTTTGGTATTATCTGTACCTACTCCTGTCTTCAGCGCATCCGATATAAAGGGACATTGGGCGGAATCAACGATTAACGCTATGGTAGAAAAAGGTCATATCTCAGGCTACCCGAACGGATTGTTTAAACCAAACGCTTCTATATCCCGAGCAGAGTTTGCTGTAGTCATTAGCAGTATTTTAGGCCTTGACGAAGAAAAAGACAAAACCGCATTGACGGACGTATCTACGGATCACTGGGCAACGGGGGCTATTAATGCTGCCGTTGACGCTGGTATTATTACAGGCTATGAAGACGGTACGTTCAAACCTAACGCTGATATTTCTCGAGCAGAAATGGCGACGATGGCAGTCCGTGCGCTCATGCTTGAAGAAGGGTTAGAGAATGTCCCTTCTGCAGAAAGTCATTTCTCCGATGAGGATCGTATACCTGAGTGGGCAAAGCGTTATGTGTCATATGCCAGTAGTGAAGGACTCATATCCGGTTACTCCGATGGGTCTTTTAGTCCTAATTCTGGTGCGACTAGAGCTGAAGCGGTGGTGATCCTTAATAGAACAGAAAAGAAGCTACAAGACAATGCTCAACATGGCGGCGGTGTAACTACACCACCTGAAGAAGAGGATGGCGATGAAGACGCTTCAACCCCACCTGCTGGTGGAGGCGGTACCCCTGGGGGACAAGATCCGGATCGTGACACCTCTTTAGACGAGTACGGCCACTTAATATTGCGCGATACCGTAAAAGACGATGTGTACAGTGAAGCTGATTTTGAATTAGCAGTGGTTTCCAATCCAGAAGATGTCCATTTAATGGTCAAACCCGAAAATGAATTTTCTGGTATTGAATTAAAGATATCCAATGCAGATGATGAAACGGTAGAGAAGGCCGTTTACGAGAAACAGGATGATCTTGATCGTAATGGTTGGTTTGTTCTCACGGTCGATGAGTCCATCTCTACTACAATCTCTGTGAGTGCCACCGTTTATGCCGAGGTCGAAATGAATGAAATCAATATTAACAATGAAACCACTACAAAGACCGTGACAAACCATTACAATAAGAAGATTGATCGTATAATAGATAGTTACTTTTTTCTAGATGCTTTCTTAGATCACTATTACGTTGTTGATGGAGAGCATCATGTCCCCAAAACCTCAATTCGCTACATTAACACCTTATACAATGGAACAGAGAGAGAGGAGACGAAAGAAATTGAACCACAAGACATTGAATTAACTTCCAGTAATCCCGATGTGATTGAAACTGGTGTTAACTCAGATGACGTCGCCTACTTTTTTGCTGCAAATGAGGGAACAGCTGAACTTACAATTAAATACGGAGAATATACCGAGTCATATATGATAGATGTTTACGAGAAAGACCCATACGTCTACGTTGTTGGCGAGGATATACAGCCTGGTCTTTACTTTACAACTGGTGAAGTACATTGGCAGCTTATAGATGAAGACGGGAATACCATTAGTAGTGGCTATTCAGCTTCTGGAGAACCGGCTTACGTTGAAATTAATGAGTCTGATCATATATTTAAACCATACTTCTTCGATGACGGAGAATGGGAGGCATTTAATCCAAATAACCATGAAATACTCACAAAGTTTAGTTCTGGTCAGTATAAGGTTGGTGTAGATATTGAACCAGGTATATACTATGAGTCTGGAGAGGATGAGGATTATGTTACCCTCTTCGCTAGATTAAGCAGCTTTGGAAGAGAGAGTAATAACATTACCTCTGGGTATTCACAGGGACAGTTATATGTGGAAGTTAAAGAAGATGATGAAGGTTTAGAAGTTATTGGAGGAGACTGGGTAAAATATAACGAAGACACGCACCCGCACGTCATGAACGAATCCTTCTCAGATGGGATGTACTTAGTGGGTAAGGACATTGAACCAGGCTCTTACAAGGTGACAGTTCCCAAAGGCAAGGCTATTTATTGGGCTGCTCTGAGCGGCTTAGACCATACTCTAGAGCAAATTAATCGTAATAAATCTATTCAAGCACAGGATGAAGATATTGACATAACTGTCGATGTTAAAGAAGAAGATATGGCATTTTTTGTTGAGTCTTATGGCGATTCACTAGTTTGGAGTAAAGTAGATGATCATGATAGTTAA
- a CDS encoding carbonic anhydrase, which translates to MENTFGTVINCMDGRAQLPMIKKMRETFQVQHVDMITEPGPNKIIADQSDKPTMENIKKRLDISVHNHESSVIAIAGHHDCAGNPTTVEEQKKHLQKAKAVVQEWYPKVEVVTYWLNDRFEVEEV; encoded by the coding sequence ATGGAGAACACATTTGGAACAGTGATTAATTGTATGGACGGACGCGCACAGTTGCCCATGATCAAAAAAATGAGGGAAACGTTTCAGGTACAGCATGTCGATATGATTACAGAGCCTGGACCCAATAAAATCATCGCTGATCAATCAGACAAGCCAACGATGGAAAACATCAAAAAGCGTCTAGACATTTCAGTCCATAACCATGAGTCTTCGGTTATTGCCATTGCAGGACACCACGATTGTGCTGGTAATCCAACAACAGTGGAGGAGCAGAAAAAACACCTTCAAAAAGCGAAGGCTGTTGTGCAAGAGTGGTATCCTAAAGTGGAAGTAGTCACGTATTGGCTAAATGATCGCTTTGAGGTGGAGGAGGTCTAG
- a CDS encoding GntR family transcriptional regulator, with the protein MQAYRTKTEMIYQTIKEEILNGEYEFGEKLVISRLAQRFNSSEIPVREAIRHLDSDNLIEFKPHTGAVVSTLSAKDIQDIFELRVELEGLATRLATEHLQEDDFNELQRMIEESKRAFELKDYEQFETLNIAFHDTIYNACDNKLLIRTIRELWSNTRRYPSLFKENDEHITQSIKEHEAIFEALVKKDSMLAESRMINHKTRAGKEVLRMTQWEFYNYLDHLLTTQEK; encoded by the coding sequence TTGCAAGCATATCGTACAAAAACCGAAATGATCTACCAAACCATTAAGGAAGAGATCCTTAATGGGGAGTACGAATTTGGCGAAAAGCTTGTCATTAGTCGACTTGCACAGCGGTTTAATAGCAGTGAAATACCGGTCAGGGAAGCGATTCGCCATCTAGATTCAGATAATCTCATAGAATTCAAGCCTCATACAGGGGCAGTTGTCAGTACGCTATCGGCAAAAGACATACAAGACATCTTTGAATTACGCGTAGAACTAGAAGGGTTGGCTACTAGGTTAGCCACTGAACATTTGCAGGAAGATGATTTTAATGAACTTCAACGGATGATAGAAGAGTCTAAAAGAGCATTCGAGCTCAAAGATTATGAGCAATTTGAAACATTAAATATTGCCTTTCATGACACCATTTACAATGCCTGCGATAACAAACTACTTATTCGTACAATAAGAGAACTGTGGAGTAATACGCGGCGTTATCCGTCTTTGTTTAAGGAGAACGATGAACATATTACCCAGTCTATCAAGGAGCATGAAGCAATTTTTGAGGCTTTAGTTAAAAAAGATAGCATGCTAGCAGAGAGCCGTATGATTAACCATAAAACGCGAGCAGGTAAAGAAGTACTGAGAATGACACAATGGGAATTTTACAACTACCTTGACCATTTACTTACTACTCAAGAAAAATAA
- a CDS encoding MFS transporter, with protein sequence MKKVHYGWMILILCFIALLSVQGVRLSVGAFLQPWENEFETTRGATSLIATLSLVVFGLSQPILGRLVDRYGVRIILSYSALLVGVSTLLTFFVTSFWQIIVLYGLVSAIGFGGASNVAASVAVTQWFQKRRGLAMGMITAGMSAGQLVVVPLCLFLIEWFNWQLAVLVMGSFLILIVFPLLIMFLRTSPTELGEAPYGGRSGKEASRGIDIKDETKEKESAEGERQPKLLFILKSRLFWLLATPFFICGYTTTGLIDTHLIPMSHHHGFTTEVTGLAVSLLAAFNMIGTLSSGQIADHFSNRKFLAILYFLRGLTILLLLVTDQWLLLFIFAIMFGLVDFATVAPTTMLASVFFKNHSVGFVFGLLSLGHQVGSALGAYIPGLFFDLTGGYAVSLVSAIVLLMLAAGLNLLLPETNAMDIHQGPQAEQA encoded by the coding sequence GTGAAAAAGGTACACTACGGCTGGATGATTCTTATACTTTGTTTTATTGCCTTACTATCTGTACAAGGGGTGCGCCTTTCTGTGGGTGCTTTTTTACAGCCATGGGAGAACGAGTTTGAAACTACAAGAGGTGCCACCTCGCTCATCGCCACATTGAGCTTGGTTGTTTTTGGCCTATCTCAGCCTATTCTTGGTCGACTAGTCGATCGATATGGGGTGAGGATCATATTATCCTACAGCGCCCTATTAGTGGGTGTCAGTACATTGCTGACATTTTTTGTGACGTCATTTTGGCAGATCATTGTTCTGTATGGTCTCGTCTCTGCCATTGGGTTTGGGGGGGCGTCCAACGTAGCAGCATCTGTTGCGGTCACACAGTGGTTTCAGAAAAGAAGGGGATTAGCGATGGGGATGATCACAGCAGGGATGAGTGCGGGTCAGCTCGTCGTGGTTCCGCTATGCTTATTCTTGATTGAGTGGTTTAACTGGCAGCTGGCTGTATTGGTGATGGGCAGCTTTTTGATCTTGATCGTGTTCCCGCTGCTTATCATGTTTCTGAGGACGTCACCCACTGAGTTGGGGGAAGCTCCCTATGGTGGTCGTTCAGGGAAGGAAGCCAGCAGGGGAATTGATATCAAGGATGAAACAAAAGAGAAAGAATCTGCAGAGGGAGAGAGGCAACCCAAACTCCTCTTTATATTAAAAAGTCGTTTGTTTTGGTTATTAGCGACGCCTTTTTTCATCTGCGGATATACCACAACCGGCCTTATTGATACACACCTTATTCCGATGTCTCATCACCATGGGTTCACAACAGAAGTGACGGGGTTGGCCGTAAGTTTATTAGCCGCCTTTAATATGATTGGAACGCTAAGTTCGGGACAGATAGCAGACCATTTTAGTAACCGTAAATTCCTTGCTATTCTCTATTTTTTGAGGGGACTTACGATCCTCCTACTACTCGTCACCGATCAATGGTTACTATTATTTATTTTTGCCATTATGTTTGGTCTTGTGGATTTTGCTACAGTGGCTCCCACGACGATGCTAGCGAGTGTATTCTTTAAGAACCATTCCGTTGGGTTTGTGTTCGGTTTATTATCTTTAGGACATCAGGTGGGCTCAGCACTCGGGGCCTATATTCCGGGGCTGTTTTTTGATCTGACAGGTGGTTACGCTGTATCCTTAGTGTCTGCCATTGTACTGCTGATGTTAGCCGCCGGACTTAACCTCTTATTACCAGAGACCAATGCAATGGACATCCATCAAGGTCCACAGGCAGAGCAGGCGTAG